One Fuerstiella marisgermanici DNA window includes the following coding sequences:
- a CDS encoding HpcH/HpaI aldolase family protein, producing the protein MLTPAIRLREKLATTEPVIGVMATDHVWPLLVEICKLGGLDYLVLDREHGCHTDETVAQVCQVARLADFPVLMRTVSCELSEIRRAIDLGPCGLLLPNIESASQLDAVRDAIQMPPRGKRRPGGMGNFWMSDFHYTSWRDQFEDHFIVIPQIESRVGVDNVNSIAAHPLTTAVGLGPYDLSADLGCCWDPDNAEHQQAIQRIREAATAAGKKLWIGTDAPALRAQGDSFLWIGTVSGLLVQRFSAITAAVDQASQ; encoded by the coding sequence ATGCTCACTCCCGCGATTCGACTTCGAGAGAAACTGGCCACGACTGAGCCGGTGATCGGTGTGATGGCCACAGACCATGTCTGGCCACTGCTGGTTGAAATCTGCAAACTCGGCGGACTGGACTACCTGGTGCTCGATCGCGAACACGGGTGCCACACTGACGAAACAGTCGCACAGGTTTGTCAGGTCGCGAGGCTGGCGGACTTCCCCGTGCTGATGCGAACGGTTTCCTGTGAGCTTTCAGAAATCCGTCGAGCGATCGATCTCGGGCCCTGCGGATTGCTGTTGCCCAATATCGAATCCGCAAGTCAACTCGACGCGGTCCGCGACGCCATTCAGATGCCGCCGCGAGGAAAGCGTCGCCCCGGCGGGATGGGAAATTTTTGGATGAGCGATTTCCACTACACTAGCTGGCGAGACCAGTTTGAAGATCACTTCATTGTGATCCCGCAGATCGAATCGCGAGTGGGTGTTGACAATGTCAATTCCATTGCGGCCCACCCGCTGACGACGGCTGTTGGGCTTGGACCATACGATCTATCGGCGGATCTGGGTTGCTGTTGGGATCCAGACAACGCTGAACACCAACAAGCCATCCAGAGAATTCGAGAAGCGGCCACGGCTGCTGGAAAGAAGCTGTGGATCGGGACGGATGCCCCGGCTTTGCGAGCTCAAGGTGATTCTTTTCTGTGGATTGGTACTGTCTCAGGGTTGCTGGTTCAGCGTTTTTCGGCGATCACCGCCGCAGTTGACCAGGCAAGTCAATAA
- a CDS encoding FadR/GntR family transcriptional regulator, with amino-acid sequence MAADAQSNGTQAEGLAATLRREIQESPLEDGDFFMTESDLAETYGVSRTVAREAVGRLKSLGMLEGRKRKGLIIRRPDPLKLLTQTLPSLVSNEDDLRELGMLRYALEVGSIELAIRNTTEDQIQQLSEVVSQMEVAFADENDVENFVELDVQFHALILAMTGSRMISGMRKLLVDFFIKVPRRGDLVAAADRMIWEHRELYEAIQARDVERARTMIRMHCTEWFRDLPDDTSPNRDDRGTKI; translated from the coding sequence ATGGCGGCAGACGCTCAATCAAACGGAACTCAGGCAGAAGGTCTGGCCGCAACGCTGCGGCGCGAAATTCAGGAGTCGCCATTGGAAGATGGTGATTTCTTTATGACCGAATCTGACCTCGCAGAAACCTACGGTGTTTCGCGAACCGTAGCGCGGGAGGCCGTCGGCCGCCTGAAGTCGCTGGGGATGCTGGAAGGACGAAAACGCAAGGGGTTGATTATTCGTCGCCCCGATCCTCTGAAGCTGCTGACGCAAACATTACCGTCTCTGGTTTCGAACGAGGATGACCTTCGAGAGTTAGGAATGTTGCGTTACGCGCTGGAGGTTGGTTCCATCGAATTGGCGATTCGGAACACAACGGAAGATCAAATCCAACAGCTGTCTGAGGTCGTTAGTCAAATGGAAGTGGCTTTCGCTGACGAGAACGATGTCGAAAATTTTGTGGAACTCGACGTGCAGTTTCACGCTCTGATCCTGGCAATGACAGGGTCACGAATGATTTCCGGGATGAGAAAACTACTTGTAGACTTCTTTATTAAAGTTCCGCGTCGAGGCGATCTGGTGGCTGCGGCCGACCGAATGATCTGGGAGCACCGCGAACTTTACGAGGCCATTCAAGCCCGCGATGTGGAACGGGCACGAACAATGATCCGCATGCATTGCACGGAATGGTTTCGAGACTTACCAGATGACACGTCGCCCAATCGGGACGATCGAGGAACGAAAATATGA
- a CDS encoding sodium:solute symporter family transporter, with protein MTPGLHWIDWLIILVYAVLTILLGWFYSRRQNSTEEYFVGSGEMNPLFVGVSLFATLLSTISYLSMPGEAAGKGPVTLLGMLTYPVIFIVVGYFFIPIYMRQRATSAYELLEQRLGLSVRLLGATMFLSLRLVWMMLLVYLAANAMTVMLGADYWVINTEAWSIAAGQFNDADPTTLLPGLYRWELSELRIAAVPVIVLVTGVVSVTYTTLGGLRAVVMTDFMQTVLLFGGALMVLATVTWKFGGFGWLPTQWHDNWDSQPVFSFDPRTRVTMVGTFLSILTWYVATSAGDQTSVQRFMATRDAGTARRALLTQLCVGALVVITLHLVGMALLAFFETNPEALPAGMGLKSDADKLFPRFVSFELPIGISGLVVAAMFAAAMSSIDSGVNSVTAVVTSDFFDRLGRKPDAEKGSLRSAKLLALIIGIIVVVGSTYMKYIPGNITAVTNKTANLFTSPIFALFFFALFVRFAHPIGVWVATLFGTVTAAAIAFSGPLVVFLATNMGVDPQTFGVELMTVIDPGTGEELIRSAVREMNPESGMLELVARDPISFQWIGPVSLLVNVAVGVGLSWVLPRRNLELDAANAKA; from the coding sequence ATGACGCCTGGCCTGCACTGGATCGACTGGCTGATCATTCTTGTCTATGCCGTGTTGACAATACTTCTGGGGTGGTTTTACAGCCGTCGTCAGAATTCAACGGAAGAATATTTCGTTGGCAGTGGTGAAATGAATCCGCTGTTCGTGGGCGTGTCTCTGTTCGCCACACTACTCAGCACGATCTCATATCTGTCGATGCCAGGCGAAGCGGCTGGCAAGGGGCCCGTGACGCTGCTGGGAATGCTGACCTACCCGGTGATTTTCATCGTGGTGGGCTACTTCTTTATCCCGATCTATATGCGACAGCGCGCCACAAGCGCCTATGAACTTCTGGAGCAGCGATTGGGATTAAGCGTGCGTCTGCTGGGTGCCACGATGTTTCTCTCACTGAGGCTCGTGTGGATGATGCTGTTGGTATACCTGGCCGCCAACGCAATGACGGTGATGCTTGGAGCGGACTATTGGGTCATTAATACAGAGGCGTGGTCCATCGCTGCCGGGCAATTTAACGATGCCGATCCGACCACATTGCTGCCGGGGCTATACCGGTGGGAGCTATCCGAACTGCGAATCGCGGCTGTCCCTGTGATTGTGCTGGTCACCGGTGTGGTTTCCGTGACCTACACCACTTTGGGAGGACTGCGGGCCGTTGTGATGACGGACTTCATGCAGACGGTTCTGCTTTTCGGTGGAGCGTTAATGGTGCTGGCAACCGTCACATGGAAGTTTGGTGGCTTTGGTTGGTTGCCGACGCAGTGGCACGATAATTGGGATTCGCAGCCGGTGTTTAGTTTTGATCCGCGGACGCGCGTCACCATGGTTGGCACGTTCCTGAGTATCCTGACGTGGTACGTTGCGACGTCTGCAGGAGACCAAACGTCCGTTCAGCGGTTCATGGCCACACGTGATGCGGGCACTGCTCGGCGAGCGCTACTGACGCAACTCTGCGTTGGTGCACTCGTGGTTATTACGCTCCATTTGGTTGGCATGGCACTGCTGGCATTTTTCGAAACCAATCCGGAAGCATTGCCTGCCGGAATGGGGCTGAAATCGGACGCGGACAAACTGTTTCCTCGTTTCGTTTCCTTCGAACTTCCGATCGGGATCTCCGGACTTGTCGTGGCAGCGATGTTTGCAGCGGCCATGAGCAGCATCGATTCGGGTGTGAACTCAGTCACTGCAGTCGTGACGTCCGACTTCTTTGATCGATTAGGGCGAAAGCCAGACGCGGAAAAAGGCAGTCTTCGTTCAGCAAAACTACTCGCATTGATCATTGGTATCATCGTGGTCGTTGGCAGCACGTATATGAAATACATTCCTGGCAACATCACAGCGGTTACGAACAAGACAGCAAACCTGTTTACTTCGCCGATCTTTGCTTTGTTCTTCTTCGCCCTGTTTGTTCGGTTCGCTCACCCCATTGGAGTGTGGGTCGCGACTTTGTTTGGCACCGTCACAGCGGCAGCCATTGCCTTTTCCGGACCGCTGGTCGTTTTTCTGGCGACGAACATGGGCGTCGACCCGCAAACGTTCGGCGTGGAATTAATGACTGTGATCGATCCTGGTACCGGTGAAGAACTGATCCGGTCCGCCGTGCGTGAAATGAATCCGGAATCCGGTATGCTCGAACTTGTCGCTCGCGACCCGATCAGCTTTCAGTGGATTGGCCCGGTGTCTTTACTAGTGAATGTGGCGGTCGGAGTCGGTCTCAGCTGGGTACTGCCGCGAAGAAATCTGGAGCTGGACGCGGCTAACGCTAAGGCATGA
- a CDS encoding phytanoyl-CoA dioxygenase family protein translates to MPAVDETTLTQYKNDGYVVVNEVLSAAELQKLRDRMTEISAGQVPSFPKDNIEYEPGSSVARKINQCAQHDEVFMAHATNPQILDVVESLIGPDIKLFGSQCFMKPPGGVEKPYHQDSAYFTIEPREIVTCWTALDNATIDNGCLWVIPGSHNGELLDHDQPWQVGDRVDMQVRAEQIDLAREVPNELAAGSCSFHHSMLLHRSGPNQTDQPRRGLAVHYMSSRSRWTAPSAEKPHYALLRGQEYEGCV, encoded by the coding sequence ATGCCCGCTGTAGATGAAACGACTCTCACGCAATACAAAAACGACGGCTATGTCGTCGTGAATGAAGTTCTTTCGGCGGCTGAGCTACAAAAACTCAGAGACCGCATGACCGAAATCTCGGCGGGGCAGGTGCCGTCGTTCCCAAAAGACAACATCGAATACGAACCTGGATCTTCTGTCGCTCGGAAGATTAATCAGTGTGCCCAGCATGACGAAGTCTTTATGGCACATGCAACAAATCCCCAAATCCTCGACGTCGTAGAATCATTGATTGGACCGGACATCAAACTCTTCGGCAGCCAGTGTTTTATGAAGCCGCCGGGTGGGGTGGAAAAGCCTTACCATCAGGACTCTGCTTACTTCACAATTGAACCACGAGAAATCGTGACGTGCTGGACGGCTCTCGACAACGCCACCATCGACAATGGCTGCCTGTGGGTGATCCCCGGCAGCCACAATGGCGAACTACTCGATCACGATCAGCCCTGGCAGGTGGGCGACCGAGTTGACATGCAGGTCCGCGCGGAACAGATCGACTTGGCTCGTGAGGTTCCCAATGAACTGGCAGCCGGAAGCTGTTCGTTTCACCATAGCATGCTGTTACACCGATCCGGCCCCAACCAAACCGACCAACCTCGGCGCGGCCTGGCGGTTCACTACATGTCCTCACGCTCGCGGTGGACAGCCCCCTCCGCAGAAAAACCGCACTATGCGCTGCTGCGAGGACAGGAGTATGAAGGCTGTGTTTAG
- a CDS encoding sialidase family protein yields MTPNTLTTPRTIPLRHCIAMFILTSAATAGADEQQNVEHTDSSRWQQIVAVENVCAWPNLTLLPDGTIAAFIFNKPSHGLTEGDIDCWVSSDGEQWERRSTVTQHEPNTIRMNCAAGLAKNGDIIVLCAGWTNEKQADRPKQMPYRDAIVRTWVLRSKDAGHTWEKQEAFPAPETGWNEYVPFGDIWAGEDGALHASCYHGHYQDSTKTYKADRWQSWHFRSDDDGHTWKADSIIGPDHNETNIFPLGGKSWLAAARITNMQLFRSDDNGKTWGEPKSVTERNEINGHLNRLQDGRLLLSYGVRVSGQRGVCAKLSSDEGLTWSEPVRLAHTVGNADCGYPSSVQRPDGKIVTAWYSKQTPDHDGYHMGVTIWTAPATTKPNRKID; encoded by the coding sequence ATGACACCTAATACGCTGACGACGCCTCGCACGATTCCGCTGCGTCATTGCATTGCGATGTTCATTCTTACGAGTGCCGCGACCGCCGGTGCAGATGAGCAACAAAATGTTGAGCACACCGATAGCAGTCGCTGGCAGCAGATTGTCGCTGTCGAAAATGTCTGCGCCTGGCCGAATCTAACACTGCTTCCGGATGGCACAATCGCGGCCTTCATCTTCAATAAGCCAAGTCATGGACTGACCGAAGGTGATATTGATTGCTGGGTGAGTTCCGACGGTGAGCAGTGGGAACGACGCAGCACGGTCACTCAGCACGAACCAAACACAATCCGCATGAATTGTGCCGCCGGTCTCGCCAAAAATGGCGATATCATCGTTCTCTGCGCTGGCTGGACGAACGAAAAGCAAGCGGACCGCCCGAAGCAGATGCCGTATCGAGATGCCATAGTGCGTACGTGGGTGCTGCGATCGAAAGACGCCGGGCACACATGGGAAAAGCAGGAAGCATTTCCGGCGCCGGAAACCGGATGGAATGAGTACGTTCCGTTCGGCGATATCTGGGCGGGAGAAGACGGCGCATTGCACGCGTCCTGCTATCACGGACACTACCAGGATTCAACAAAGACCTATAAGGCCGATCGATGGCAATCGTGGCACTTCCGCAGCGACGATGACGGCCACACCTGGAAAGCAGATTCGATCATCGGCCCAGATCACAACGAAACCAATATCTTTCCTCTGGGTGGCAAGTCATGGCTGGCAGCCGCTCGTATTACCAACATGCAGCTGTTCCGCAGCGACGACAACGGTAAAACCTGGGGCGAACCCAAGTCTGTCACGGAACGAAATGAAATCAACGGACACTTGAATCGGCTGCAGGACGGGCGGCTTCTGTTGAGCTACGGTGTGCGGGTAAGCGGTCAGCGCGGAGTCTGTGCGAAGTTGAGCAGCGACGAAGGGCTTACGTGGAGTGAACCGGTCCGTCTGGCTCACACCGTTGGTAATGCCGACTGTGGCTACCCATCAAGCGTGCAGCGCCCCGATGGAAAAATTGTCACGGCGTGGTATTCCAAACAGACTCCCGACCACGACGGCTACCACATGGGTGTGACAATCTGGACGGCCCCTGCCACGACAAAGCCGAATCGCAAAATCGATTAA
- a CDS encoding carbohydrate-binding family 9-like protein encodes MVQQFSLSRHHRLLRAATLTAFIFSWTLAQPVDADEAKLSTPKLIIKKCEDFGVNGQGDAKQWQSVDWTPLNTRGKGQHDYTARIKMLYSDKGVYVLFDGTDKTLTATMKEDFLDLWNEDVYECFFWTNEKHPMYFEYEISPLGFELPILVPNLDGKFLGWRPWHYEGDKKIQKKVSVTGGQQKSMSQVTGWRAEVFIPYAVLEPLQNVPPKEGTKWRANFYRVDYDDDKVTAWDWARVGPSFHEHKKYGTIVFGKEVEEPEAKEDIRQLKLADWQPKSMMKTKVTRVNTPAFPVIDVHNHLGGGAKTLTDERVKRYLKEMDDAGVKTVVNLDGGWDNKLKETVAALDEAHPGRFLTFALINLSDFESEGWTERETNRLRKSFQAGAKGLKFHKSLGLSYRDKDGKLLGIDDARLDPIWALCGEMNRPVMIHTSDPAAFFTPLDRFNERWHELNDHPNWLFHGDKFPTREELLEQRNRAIARHPKTTFIGAHFGNNPENLEAVGKWLDKYPNFYVDIDARISELGRQPYSCRRFFIKYQDRILFGTDTTPKADAYRLYYRFMETDDEYFDTAESHHRQGFWNIYGIFLPEPVLEKIYHANAKKLLGLQ; translated from the coding sequence ATGGTCCAGCAATTCAGCCTTTCGCGACACCATCGTCTATTAAGAGCAGCGACACTTACCGCTTTCATATTCTCGTGGACACTCGCTCAGCCAGTAGACGCGGACGAGGCCAAGCTATCAACACCGAAGCTAATTATCAAGAAGTGCGAAGACTTCGGCGTGAATGGGCAAGGCGATGCTAAGCAGTGGCAGTCCGTCGATTGGACGCCTCTAAATACGCGAGGCAAAGGCCAGCACGACTACACCGCTCGAATCAAGATGCTCTACTCCGACAAAGGCGTTTACGTATTGTTCGACGGGACAGACAAGACGCTCACCGCGACGATGAAGGAGGATTTCCTCGATCTGTGGAACGAAGACGTCTACGAGTGCTTTTTCTGGACGAATGAAAAACACCCCATGTATTTTGAGTACGAAATTTCGCCCCTCGGATTCGAATTGCCGATTTTGGTTCCGAATCTGGACGGAAAGTTTCTGGGATGGCGACCATGGCACTACGAAGGCGACAAGAAGATTCAGAAGAAGGTTTCAGTGACCGGCGGGCAGCAGAAATCGATGTCGCAAGTCACTGGCTGGCGTGCCGAAGTATTCATTCCCTACGCCGTCCTCGAACCGCTTCAGAATGTGCCACCCAAGGAAGGCACGAAATGGCGAGCCAACTTTTATCGCGTCGACTATGACGACGACAAGGTCACGGCCTGGGATTGGGCGCGGGTTGGGCCGAGCTTTCATGAGCACAAAAAGTACGGCACGATCGTCTTTGGGAAAGAAGTTGAAGAACCGGAAGCGAAGGAAGATATCCGGCAGCTTAAACTGGCAGACTGGCAGCCAAAGTCCATGATGAAAACGAAGGTCACTCGCGTGAACACGCCCGCGTTTCCCGTCATTGATGTGCACAACCATCTTGGTGGCGGAGCCAAAACGCTGACCGATGAGCGAGTGAAACGCTACCTGAAAGAGATGGACGACGCGGGAGTCAAAACTGTCGTCAACCTGGACGGTGGCTGGGATAACAAACTGAAAGAAACCGTGGCAGCACTGGATGAAGCTCATCCAGGACGTTTCCTGACATTCGCCTTAATCAATCTTAGCGACTTCGAATCCGAAGGCTGGACAGAACGAGAAACGAATCGACTTCGCAAGAGCTTCCAGGCCGGCGCCAAGGGGCTGAAGTTTCATAAGTCGCTCGGGCTTTCATACCGCGACAAGGATGGCAAGCTGTTGGGGATTGACGACGCTCGACTGGATCCAATCTGGGCGTTGTGCGGCGAAATGAATCGTCCGGTGATGATTCACACATCCGACCCGGCGGCGTTTTTCACCCCACTGGATCGGTTTAATGAACGCTGGCACGAACTTAATGATCATCCCAACTGGTTATTTCATGGCGACAAATTTCCGACCCGCGAAGAACTGCTCGAACAACGAAATCGAGCGATCGCCAGACATCCGAAAACGACGTTCATCGGAGCTCACTTCGGCAACAACCCGGAAAACCTAGAAGCTGTGGGTAAGTGGCTGGACAAGTACCCGAACTTCTACGTCGACATTGATGCTCGCATCTCAGAACTTGGACGACAACCGTACAGTTGCCGCCGGTTCTTCATCAAGTACCAGGATCGCATTCTGTTCGGCACTGACACAACGCCCAAAGCCGACGCCTACCGGCTTTACTATCGATTCATGGAGACCGATGACGAATACTTCGACACGGCCGAATCCCACCACCGACAGGGCTTCTGGAACATCTACGGCATCTTTTTGCCTGAACCAGTGCTTGAGAAGATCTACCACGCCAACGCTAAGAAGCTGTTAGGACTTCAGTAG
- a CDS encoding aminotransferase class III-fold pyridoxal phosphate-dependent enzyme produces the protein MSTDAEVNPYVWAPVEDYDLDLWDRHLRNFVPPDVFDAHAHLWRVTDLGVPTPALAAAGPEVVTRAVYDERLSMWMPDRCPTGGLFFPFPTRALDVDGANRHLADEMKNDPNSRGLMILTPQQNAADVEQQIKDDHFVGFKVYHLFAEREDNLFAPTEEFIPEWAWELADQHGLVIMLHMVLPRALAETQNQIYIRQHCERYPGAKLVLAHAARGFCGKHTVEGIAALRGLDNVFFDTSAVCEPEAFEAILKVFGPTRLLYGADFCVTEMKSRCVDLADGFLWLDEIRADFSKSRFARPTFLGIESLLALKQACRNQHLNDGDVEEIFCLAARRLLELPLPRVMPDVQEAYRSATEIIPGGTQLLSKRPEMFAPEKWPAYYREARGCEVIDIEGRRFIDMSMGGILACILGYSDPDVNAAVMRRVSLGSMSTLQTYDEVELAKLLLKIHPWADNARFTRAGGESMAVAVRIARASTGKDKIALCGYHGWHDWYLAANLTAAGDDENSDALVGHLLPGLEPRGVPSNLAGNTLTFHYNNLDELDALIRQHGNELAAIVMEPTRQTQPQPGFLEGVRERCDNLGVPLIFDEISIGWRLGLGGAHLKYGVNPDIAVFAKALGNGFPIGAIIGNRQTMQAAQSSFISSTFWTEGVGPAAAVACLRKMMDHDVPSHLRKIGSLVIEGWQQLGQKHGLPIKTPGRPELALLAFDHPEAAALTTLMTVRMLDRGYLTAAAFNATFAHEPRHVTAYLSALDEVFSELKEAIDSRDVAGRIGSPVKHTGFKRLT, from the coding sequence ATGAGCACCGACGCCGAAGTAAACCCGTATGTCTGGGCTCCTGTCGAAGACTACGATCTGGATTTGTGGGATCGGCACCTCAGGAACTTCGTCCCGCCCGATGTATTCGATGCCCACGCTCACCTTTGGCGGGTCACTGACCTTGGAGTTCCAACCCCGGCGTTGGCGGCAGCTGGCCCTGAAGTCGTGACTCGCGCGGTCTATGATGAACGACTGTCGATGTGGATGCCGGACCGATGTCCGACAGGGGGACTGTTCTTTCCGTTTCCAACACGGGCATTAGACGTCGATGGGGCCAATCGGCACCTCGCGGACGAAATGAAGAACGATCCGAATTCACGCGGATTGATGATTCTCACTCCGCAGCAGAACGCAGCGGATGTCGAGCAGCAGATCAAAGACGATCACTTCGTGGGCTTCAAGGTCTACCATCTGTTCGCCGAACGTGAAGACAATCTATTCGCCCCCACGGAAGAATTCATCCCCGAATGGGCGTGGGAACTGGCCGATCAACACGGTCTGGTCATCATGCTGCACATGGTGCTTCCGCGAGCCCTTGCCGAAACACAGAATCAGATATACATCCGCCAACACTGTGAACGCTATCCCGGCGCCAAACTAGTTCTCGCTCACGCAGCACGAGGTTTCTGTGGCAAGCACACGGTCGAAGGCATTGCAGCACTCCGAGGACTCGACAACGTCTTCTTTGACACGTCTGCCGTCTGCGAACCAGAAGCTTTCGAAGCCATTCTGAAAGTGTTCGGCCCCACGCGATTGCTGTACGGAGCCGATTTTTGCGTCACGGAAATGAAGAGTCGCTGCGTCGATTTGGCGGACGGCTTTTTGTGGCTTGATGAAATCCGAGCCGACTTCAGCAAGTCTCGATTTGCTCGACCAACATTTCTGGGGATCGAATCTCTGTTGGCATTGAAGCAGGCGTGCCGCAATCAGCACCTCAACGACGGCGATGTGGAAGAAATCTTCTGCCTGGCAGCTCGGCGTTTGCTGGAACTGCCGTTGCCTCGAGTCATGCCCGACGTGCAGGAAGCGTATCGTTCCGCAACTGAGATCATTCCTGGCGGCACGCAACTGTTAAGCAAACGTCCGGAAATGTTCGCTCCGGAAAAATGGCCCGCCTACTATCGGGAAGCTCGTGGCTGCGAAGTAATCGACATCGAAGGCCGGCGATTCATCGACATGAGCATGGGCGGCATTCTTGCCTGTATTCTCGGCTACAGCGACCCGGATGTGAATGCTGCTGTGATGCGCCGCGTCAGCCTCGGATCAATGTCGACTCTGCAAACCTACGACGAGGTTGAACTGGCAAAACTGCTGCTGAAGATTCATCCGTGGGCCGACAACGCGAGATTTACTCGAGCCGGTGGTGAATCGATGGCTGTCGCTGTCCGCATCGCGCGAGCGTCAACCGGGAAAGACAAGATCGCTCTCTGCGGTTACCACGGCTGGCACGACTGGTATCTGGCCGCCAACCTAACTGCCGCAGGCGACGACGAGAACTCAGATGCGTTGGTCGGACATCTTCTACCCGGCCTGGAACCGCGTGGCGTGCCATCAAACCTTGCCGGCAACACGCTCACTTTTCATTACAACAACCTCGACGAACTGGACGCCTTGATCAGGCAACATGGCAATGAATTGGCAGCGATCGTTATGGAGCCCACTCGTCAGACGCAACCACAGCCGGGCTTTCTGGAAGGCGTCCGCGAGCGGTGCGACAACCTTGGCGTGCCATTAATCTTCGACGAAATATCGATCGGCTGGCGTCTGGGACTCGGAGGAGCTCACCTAAAATACGGCGTGAACCCCGACATCGCCGTGTTTGCAAAGGCACTCGGCAACGGCTTTCCAATCGGAGCCATCATTGGCAATCGCCAAACGATGCAGGCGGCGCAGTCCTCATTCATTTCCAGTACGTTCTGGACCGAAGGCGTTGGCCCGGCCGCAGCAGTCGCGTGCCTCCGCAAAATGATGGACCACGATGTCCCCAGCCATCTCAGAAAAATCGGCTCGCTTGTCATTGAAGGCTGGCAGCAACTTGGACAGAAGCACGGGCTGCCGATCAAAACGCCCGGCCGTCCTGAATTGGCGTTGCTGGCCTTCGATCACCCCGAAGCTGCAGCACTGACCACACTGATGACGGTTCGAATGCTCGATCGAGGTTACCTGACCGCCGCAGCCTTCAACGCGACATTCGCCCACGAGCCGCGACACGTCACAGCTTACCTTTCGGCACTGGATGAAGTATTTTCCGAGCTGAAAGAAGCGATCGATTCCAGAGATGTCGCTGGACGGATCGGTAGCCCGGTCAAACATACAGGATTCAAACGCCTGACGTAG
- a CDS encoding alpha/beta hydrolase family protein: MFSRRIIQALACSLFVAANSFAIAQQPAPVVEHAETPDGVEYGLWNATSQTEAAPTLFVLASSIDETLGDKYFRQCGNQLAEQGWLCVTIDLPCHGKQAIDGEPSGLQGWSHRLANNEDIVAECNGRLSKVLNHLIDKGITDPNRIAACGTSRGGFLAIHFAAFDKRVKCAAAFAPVTDPAVVREFVANADHPLVKKVSLTHQADQLAGRPVWVVIGDQDDRVGTDRAIEFAQAVTAGSRNKKIDSRIELHIMPEPRGHTTPRHSAERAAEWILQQFPKTDALESTAK; the protein is encoded by the coding sequence GTGTTTAGTCGTCGAATCATTCAGGCACTGGCGTGCAGCCTGTTTGTCGCTGCGAATTCTTTCGCGATTGCCCAACAGCCAGCTCCGGTTGTCGAGCATGCCGAAACGCCGGATGGAGTCGAATACGGTCTGTGGAACGCGACTTCACAAACGGAGGCTGCTCCGACGTTGTTCGTCCTCGCCAGCTCAATTGATGAGACGCTCGGCGACAAGTACTTTCGTCAGTGCGGCAACCAACTTGCCGAACAGGGCTGGCTGTGTGTGACAATCGACCTCCCGTGTCACGGCAAGCAGGCCATTGATGGCGAACCATCCGGCCTTCAGGGATGGAGCCATCGATTGGCCAATAACGAAGACATCGTCGCGGAATGCAATGGCCGGCTGTCAAAAGTCCTCAATCATCTCATTGACAAAGGCATAACCGACCCAAACAGAATTGCCGCTTGTGGGACATCACGAGGCGGCTTTCTGGCAATCCACTTTGCAGCTTTCGACAAACGCGTGAAATGCGCTGCGGCGTTTGCGCCGGTGACAGATCCGGCCGTGGTCAGGGAGTTCGTTGCCAATGCCGACCATCCGCTCGTAAAAAAAGTAAGCCTGACGCATCAAGCGGACCAGTTAGCCGGACGGCCCGTTTGGGTCGTGATCGGAGATCAGGACGATCGCGTGGGGACCGATCGCGCCATTGAATTCGCCCAGGCTGTCACCGCAGGTTCGCGCAATAAGAAGATTGACAGCCGCATTGAACTGCACATCATGCCGGAACCACGCGGACACACAACACCCCGCCACAGCGCCGAACGAGCGGCAGAATGGATTCTGCAACAATTCCCCAAGACAGATGCCTTGGAATCTACAGCGAAATAG